One part of the Glycine soja cultivar W05 chromosome 11, ASM419377v2, whole genome shotgun sequence genome encodes these proteins:
- the LOC114377409 gene encoding enoyl-CoA delta isomerase 2, peroxisomal-like, giving the protein MCSLEKRGNAWVLTLDGDDGDVQHRLNPTLIDSLLSTLNRLASQATPGSVLVTTATGKFFSNGFDLSWARAAASASAATDRLQFMVDSLKPVLAAIMSLPMPTIVAINGHASAAGFLLAVSHDYVLMRSDRGVLYMPEVDLGLPLPGYFAAVIRSKIRSPAVMRDLVLGGAKLTAAEAVRMGIVDSAHDSAESTVEAAMRLGEQLARRKWVGEVYAEIRKSLYPDACKVLGLTQKAIVSKI; this is encoded by the coding sequence atgtgtagCCTCGAGAAGCGTGGCAACGCCTGGGTACTAACCCTCGACGGCGACGACGGCGACGTCCAACACCGCCTCAACCCAACCCTAATTGATTCCCTCCTCTCAACGCTTAACCGTCTCGCATCTCAAGCCACTCCCGGCTCCGTCCTCGTCACCACCGCCACCGGCAAATTCTTCTCCAACGGCTTCGACCTTTCCTGGGCGCGCGCCGCCGCTTCCGCCTCCGCCGCCACCGACCGCCTCCAGTTCATGGTGGACTCCCTCAAGCCCGTCTTGGCGGCGATCATGTCCCTTCCCATGCCCACCATCGTCGCCATCAACGGCCACGCCTCCGCCGCCGGGTTCCTCCTCGCGGTCAGCCACGATTACGTCCTCATGCGCAGCGACCGCGGCGTGCTCTACATGCCGGAGGTAGACCTCGGGCTGCCGCTGCCGGGCTACTTCGCCGCCGTCATAAGGTCCAAGATCAGGTCCCCGGCGGTGATGCGCGACTTGGTGCTGGGCGGCGCGAAGCTAACGGCGGCGGAGGCGGTGAGGATGGGAATCGTGGATTCGGCGCACGATAGCGCGGAGAGCACGGTGGAGGCTGCAATGCGCCTGGGGGAGCAGTTGGCACGGAGGAAGTGGGTGGGTGAAGTGTACGCAGAGATAAGGAAAAGTCTTTACCCAGACGCGTGTAAGGTTCTAGGGTTGACTCAGAAAGCGATCGTCTCCAAGATCTGA